The sequence CCCGGTCCCAGCCCTGCCGGATTTCCGTGATTTCCCGCCGGAGTTCCTTGATTTGCATACCCTCCTCAAAAGCATCCTTATATTCCCCGCGAAGCTTGACCAATATTTTAATCTGCTCCCGGAAGTATTGTTCCAGTCCCAATTGCCGCCCGAGTTCGGCGGCCGCGCTTTGAGACAAGGCTTTTTCCATGAAAATCAAACTGCCCGCCGCTTCTTTGAAAGGCCCCTGGCTTAGAACCCAACAGGAGTTTTTAGGGCCGGAAAGCATATTGCGGGCCACATTGAGACGCCATTTTTCGCCGGCCGGCGGAACAGACTGCAACCCCTCAAACGGGATGCGCATTTCGCACATCCAGCCGTGTTCGTTAGTAACCGCTTTGGCGCTCCAGTCCCATAATTTTCCCCCGCTGTTCCAGCGGCTGCCACCGGCATTAACCACAAACTGCCTGTAGTCCGGCTGGCGCGCGGGAAAAAGGAAAAGCTCCACGCTGTCATCGCGCCAAATCATGCCTTCCTCCGCATGCGCCGTTGTCAATTTTGACGGCTCCGGATCGGCGCAATCCACCGCCACAAACAACGCCTTATCGGTCCATCCCATCCTGAAGGAAGTCTGCCGCTCATCNNNNNNNNNNNNNNNNNNNNNNNNNNNNNNNNNNNNNNNNNNNNNNNNNNNNNNNNNNNNNNNNNNNNNNNNNNNNNNNNNNNNNNNNNNNNNNNNNNNNTCCACCTGGAACCAGTCGGTCTCAACGCTTAAATCAATGCCGCCCATGATTCCAGTCTCATTGCCGGCATTGTCTGCTACGCTGCATCTTATTTTCCATAGGCCTTTCCCAAGCTTGAATGGTTTTTCATAGGGACGGCCGCGGTTAGCGAACGATTTATCTAACCCGATAATCCGCGCCGATTTCACGCCTGACAACTCGTCCGTTGCGTCAAACCTGAATTCCGTGTTTGTGTTCGCATAATAAGTTCCTCCCTCCTGCCTCATCTGGGGAGTCGTTATCACTTCTACTTTCGGTTTGGTAAAATCAATGCCGATCTCCTTAACTTCTTCCTTGCCGTCTTTTTTAAGATAGACTTTGTTCACTCCTTCCCGGTCAACAACGATAATCTTCCCTGTTTTCCACCCGCCATCATTGATGCGATATTCCACTTCGTTATCATAACTCATGCATACTTCCTTGTTGCTCCAAACGATATTGGAAGCGGATGTTGCCGCCGTTTCCTTCCTTTCTTCCGGCTTATTGACAATCAGGGTCCTGCCTTTTGCGAGATTCCTGAGAATTTCTGCGTCCAATGAATCCGTCGGATGGAAATCAGAATTGCCGACATAACGCAGGATATTATCCATCAATGTTGCACACGATGGATTTTCCACATCAAAGGGGAACGAATAACAATCCGGATCATTGGGCCCGCAATTCGCAACAAGCAAACGTCCTTTTCCGACCTGTTTTTCAAAAATCGCGGCCTGCTTGCGCACGTCCGCCGGATAACTGATGACTTCCAGGATCGGATCAAATTTTGTCGGCAGATTGTCAAGCACGATAACCTCATCGCCCGCAGGCTCGATAATCGGGACAAAAAGCCAGTCGCCCCATCCTTCGTCGGGAAGATTGTCAAATATTTTATGACGATTGATTATCACCCCAACATTTACATTCAACTGACCGGCCTTGCCTGGTATGCTTGGGCCTGTTATGGTGCGAATAGCCGGAAACGGCTTGCTTCCCAGAAGCAAGACATCTCCTCCGTTATTCAAATGGTCAACCTCTTTTTCGCCGATTCTGGATACTATCCACAATTTCCCCTGTGAATCATCCGTCAGATCAGAGATTCCAGGGTAGCGCCCTTTCAATCTGTCAAGCGCCGGTTGGTCCGCCGCCGCTTTTACTTCCGGGGCTTTCTGCCTGGGCAATACCCAGAAATCCCAGTCGTTTTCCAGTTGATAATTTTTATCCTTCAATACGACCGCCAGGTTGAGTTTTGCGGTCTTTTCAACTTTCGGCCATTTAATCTCAAGCTTCTTCAATTCGCTGACCTGGCCGTTGGCTATCCGGGGCAGGTCCCATTCGCCTTTTTGCACGATTTTTTCGCCGTCTTTCAATTCCCAGCAAAGCTTTCCGTCCTCTACCGGGGTTTGCCCGTAAAGCGAAACCATGATGTCGGCGTTAAACGCGTCTTCGCTCCAGAATGAGTGATTGATGCTGTCCCCGGCCCAATCAAGCAATATTACGCTTTCTCCAAAATACTTGCGCAGTTTTTCAATTGAGTCCCCGGGTTTTAATTGCAAAAATTCATCGCATATACCGGATGGATAAAGACGTTCCCCCCATACTGAAGAATCAGTCATCCCCAAAAATTCATATCCTGCCAGCTCGCCGCATTTCCGCGCTTTCTCCACGCAATATTTCCGCATGATTGAGTTTATCTTCCCGCTGTTTTCGCTGTAAGTTTTCCAGCGCTCCAGCAAGCCCGCTTTTTTAAGGTCGTTTTCCAGATTGACATACATCCACGGCGACATCCAGCCGGTATGCTTGGTCTTATTCTCCGGATTGAGATATGATGAGCGCATCCATATTTCATGCACAACCGTCGGACGCTGGTAAATATCATAGCGGGCGTTCAATTCCCGCCAGGGACCTTTGAAAAAATGATACCCCAGTTCGCCGTCCATACCCGTGAAGCTTCCGAAAAGATCGGCGATTTTTGTGTATTCCGCCAAGCGTTTTGCATGATGCGGAAACGGCTTTTGCGTTAATTCCTTTTGATCTTCTTCCGTGAACCCATATTCTATTCCACGCACACCATCAACAGGAAGAACCAGGCATTCAGATGTCATTGATTTGACAAATTCATTCTGCTTCTTTAATTGTTCTATCTGTTTTTCGTCAACATAGTATTCAGCGCTGAAAATATATATGCCCATGCTTGGATGACTGCGAGTCCAACGCAATGCCGGCGCCCAAACTTCCTTAAAAGCATCTGAACCTTTTTTTCTGATTAACGAATTTAAGACATATTGGCTTTCTCCCGTTTGATTAATTATTCCCAATTCATCTGCCGCCTCCAATAATCCAACAGGAGCGACCCGCCATTCAAAATTATTATAATTCCACCCTATCTCCTTCATCCTTCCCAGATATTGCAGCCAATATTCCTTTGACGTCGGGATCATGCCGGTATTGGGAAAATATGGAACTCCCAGCTCCCCTCTTAAATAGACGGGGCTGCCGTTAAGAAATAATTTCCTTCCTTCATATGACCATTTTCTCAATCCGAAACGCCGTTCTCCCTTGTCCCATTCTTTCCCATCCACAATCCATTTGAGAGACGTATGATACAAATTGGGCTCCCGATCGCTCCATGCTTTGATTGCCGGGATCGTCTTTTTCCATGTCACTTTCCGCTGTTTTGCGAATGGAGGGACGGAAACATTGCCTTCCGCCAAGATTTTATTTTCCTTTGCATCCCTGATTTCCCATTGAATTATGGAGTCTGTCGCAGTCCCATCTCCAACATTGTTTTCCAATTCAAGTTCCCAGACCACTTCATGTAAATCCGCTCCGGCATGAGGATAGATATCGGCGATACTTCCTTTTCCTCCGGATACATGAATTGTCAATGATTCAACAATGCCTGAAGCCTTCCCTCCCCCGCCCAGATAGCTCCAACCTCCTATATCTTTTGTATTATCCATTGAAATAATCAGTTCATTGGATGCCCCGACATTCAGATGGGAACTCAAATCAACTTTAAAAGGGGTATAAACTCCATAATCATAAGATGCAATATGCTTGCGGTTCAGCCAGACATGAGCCTGCCCCGCCCCAATCCTGCCGATCGTCAGGACAACGGATTTATCTTTCCAGTCCACGGGAGCGTCAAATTTTGCCCGATACCAGCCTATTCCGGCCAAATATTCCACCGGTATATTTTTGCCGACTTCGCTGAACTTCGCGTCCTTCCACCATGACGTATTTTTTAATTTATCACGCTGTTCATCCCACAAGCCGGGGACTTTGATCTTCGCGTCAAACGCCGTCTCCGGAGGAAGATCAGGAATCTCTTTCGCCGCCGGCAACGTATAGGTGAAATCCCATTCCCCGTTCAACGAAATATCCCCGGCAGGGACGCTGTCATTCCAAAACGACTTGACCGAGCTTTCCCCGTTCACCGCGCATGCCAAGGAGAAAATCCATCCCAGCAGTAAGCTTCCAAACATCTTGCATTTTCTTGCCGGCTTCATCTTGCCTCCATATATCTGGATTTTCTTCTCGTATCTCTTAAACCCGACTCACAGCGCAATATGTTTCCATTGTTGCAGGGAAGCCATTTTGCCGGCGGCCGCGGCGTGTTTGCCGGGCGCGGATGCCAGATGGTGGGTGCCGCCGGCCAGGCTGTATTTTGTGAGAAAATCGCCGGCCGGTTCCCGCAGTTTGACAACCCAGTGCGGAATGTCAAAATTCCTGAACGGCGGCATATCCATGATTTCGGTTTCGGCGGTGATAATATAAAAATCGCCGCGCCGGTCCGTGGTCAGATTGCATAACGTTACCGGCCCGGGTTCCAGCGTAAAGTGCATGCCGGCGTATGGCTTTACGCCCGGCGCCCAGAAATCCTTGCGCACCAGGCGGATTTTGCGGTCCTTGCGCGCCAGGGCGGGATTGCACTCCTGCATATGCGTCATGACCATCAGGTTGCGCTCGTAGTCAACGGTATATATTTCCGTAAAATTCGCGGCGCCGCACAATTGCCGCAATTGCGCCATGAAGGCGGCGATGGTAACGTTGCCCTCGCCGGCATACCCAAGCCCCTCGGCCAGCAGTTTATTGATGCCCAGAAAAGGAATGGCGGGAATGCGGCCGTCGGCGATCAGGTCGCGGAAATTCATGCTGAAAGCATCCAGGTCTTCCTCTTTGACAAGCATCCGCAAGGCTTCTTCCAGCCGGAGCGACAAGAGATGAATGTCTTCCGGGAGATTGGAATCCACGTCAAATGTCTTCAAATCCTCATCCAGTTTTTGTTT comes from Kiritimatiellia bacterium and encodes:
- a CDS encoding beta galactosidase jelly roll domain-containing protein, which encodes MFGSLLLGWIFSLACAVNGESSVKSFWNDSVPAGDISLNGEWDFTYTLPAAKEIPDLPPETAFDAKIKVPGLWDEQRDKLKNTSWWKDAKFSEVGKNIPVEYLAGIGWYRAKFDAPVDWKDKSVVLTIGRIGAGQAHVWLNRKHIASYDYGVYTPFKVDLSSHLNVGASNELIISMDNTKDIGGWSYLGGGGKASGIVESLTIHVSGGKGSIADIYPHAGADLHEVVWELELENNVGDGTATDSIIQWEIRDAKENKILAEGNVSVPPFAKQRKVTWKKTIPAIKAWSDREPNLYHTSLKWIVDGKEWDKGERRFGLRKWSYEGRKLFLNGSPVYLRGELGVPYFPNTGMIPTSKEYWLQYLGRMKEIGWNYNNFEWRVAPVGLLEAADELGIINQTGESQYVLNSLIRKKGSDAFKEVWAPALRWTRSHPSMGIYIFSAEYYVDEKQIEQLKKQNEFVKSMTSECLVLPVDGVRGIEYGFTEEDQKELTQKPFPHHAKRLAEYTKIADLFGSFTGMDGELGYHFFKGPWRELNARYDIYQRPTVVHEIWMRSSYLNPENKTKHTGWMSPWMYVNLENDLKKAGLLERWKTYSENSGKINSIMRKYCVEKARKCGELAGYEFLGMTDSSVWGERLYPSGICDEFLQLKPGDSIEKLRKYFGESVILLDWAGDSINHSFWSEDAFNADIMVSLYGQTPVEDGKLCWELKDGEKIVQKGEWDLPRIANGQVSELKKLEIKWPKVEKTAKLNLAVVLKDKNYQLENDWDFWVLPRQKAPEVKAAADQPALDRLKGRYPGISDLTDDSQGKLWIVSRIGEKEVDHLNNGGDVLLLGSKPFPAIRTITGPSIPGKAGQLNVNVGVIINRHKIFDNLPDEGWGDWLFVPIIEPAGDEVIVLDNLPTKFDPILEVISYPADVRKQAAIFEKQVGKGRLLVANCGPNDPDCYSFPFDVENPSCATLMDNILRYVGNSDFHPTDSLDAEILRNLAKGRTLIVNKPEERKETAATSASNIVWSNKEVCMSYDNEVEYRINDGGWKTGKIIVVDREGVNKVYLKKDGKEEVKEIGIDFTKPKVEVITTPQMRQEGGTYYANTNTEFRFDATDELSGVKSARIIGLDKSFANRGRPYEKPFKLGKGLWKIRCSVADNAGNETGIMGGIDLSVETDWFQV